The DNA region atctaaagggacgacttctaacaaaagaaactctcctctgcttaccagctaaacagtgatcacaaagtgctcaagtgcataccttgaacgggcaaagactgttttctagcaagaatttgaatacctttctcgctgatatgccTAAGTCTCCTGTGCCATAGCTTGATAGAataatcctcagcaacattaaccTGACCAGAGTTGTGCCTGGCACGCaacctgtagagagtgtcggtcttctgaccccgtgccacaatcaacgaacccttggagagcttccatctcccattactaaattcgttactgtagccttcatcattAAGCTGACCCatcgagattaggttaaggcgaatttctggaacatgcctcaccttcttcagaagtaacttgcagccaagctcggtctctagacagacatcaccaataccgacaatcttgcatgactgtccattccccattctcacataaccatagtccccggtagtgtaagatgaaaaaaaatctcgatgaggagtgacatgaaacgagacacctgtatctgcaacccaggtagagtcctgacacgtgaaattcacataggcttcatcacaaacgatgtaggtctctccatcagatgcTACTGTtgtagtgccttcttccttcttgctctcaccgttgccattctgatttttcttcagagctctacactcccttttgtaatgtccctcttttccatagtgatagcaagtgaccactttcctcgtcttcgactttgatctacccctcgatttgTCACCTGAGTTACCATGCTTGGAAGAGGAATTTttgctttgacttctcccccgttgttcagtaaccaaagcttcagaccGAATGGAAATCCCAGAGCTTTTctttctagtctcctcattaaataaactatcTGTCACCATGACTAACGATAGCTTCCCatttggcgcagaattgctcAATGCAACTacaagtgtgtcccaattatccggtagagtccctaaaagtagacaagcctgAAACTCATCGGGTAGTATTATCTCCAagttcgtcaactggttaacaatatcctggaaattactcatgtgcacagccatatcacctccatcctggtAACAAAGATGAACCAACTTCTTTATGAGAAATGCCTTATTTTGCAGAGTCTTCTTCGcgtagagatttgtcaatttatcccacaaaactttcgcatttgtctcctaagcaacatgatgataaatactattgtctatcaACTGCCGAATCAgaccaatagtcttccgatttgtgcgttcctaagccttgtcatccttatctttgggtttcgcgaAATCCCCTCCAATGGGATCATACAAGTCCCtacaaaatagaagatcctccatccgagacttccatatagagtagttggttgcattcaacttgaacatagatcctgtagactcctccatctcgaaaacatcgaaaaaaactcaaacttatCTAACccgaggctctgataccacttgttaggAAGGGATGTGCTCAACCAAACAACAACGCAGCGATTAACCTTCCTCCCCAACTagtcgagataggaactaatcaaatcaaccaacaagcagtaaagaaaagaacaccaagaattttatgTGGAAAACCCCTATGTGGGGAAAAActacgggaccaactccgaatcaacgatccactatgaatgaaggttatacaatgtctttcatcaagggtaaacccttggatcaccaaactcaagagaaatactctcttggatcactcaaacactaaattcgtcacccacaccgggtggttcacaaagtcagctgaaacagcacctacagagctcgaatagaaattctaatcGTTCAGAACTTAGCTCCACACGTCATGAAGCctctgtcaaaatttcgtcccaatcggagtttgTTTACCCttccgatcgaggtttgatctccagctggtCGGACTGAAATTCTGCTCTGCTACTATCTGTATTCTGCTGCTTTTCTGTTCTGTTCTTCTCAGCAGATCAGCCACTATGCTGCaaaataaaccctaacaaaagtgggtcattaggcctattaaagcccgataaaagcccaacaAAATGGGTGTTACGGAGGGAAGGCAATTGCtcctttaaaaattaatcacCCCTCATACATCCTATTGCCTTAAACCCGATTCTTGGGGTTCCCTCGACCCCATTATGGACCCAATAATCTTCTGACCTTCACTAAACACAATTGTTCCTCATTTTCGAAAACCAAATAATCCAGTAACTCGTTAAACTAATTCCATAATTTGTTTAAAACCTCATTTAGTTTCTCACAAGATACGCACAGGTCAATATAGAGAAATGAAGTACCAATTTTCGCCTCTTACGTGACTTCGGTTAATTTACAAACAACTTAGTGAAATTAAATTCCAAACTTATAAAATTCTTCCACACTTAGAAAAGAAGTTGATGTGATTTTTAATTGAATGCAAATTCACACTTATCCAGAAGACTATTATCACTCATAATAATGCAATCGCCCATTTGCATATATGGAACAAACTTAGATTTGAATGTGTAAACCTCGCACATCTCACAGAGAAATACAAATCAACGATATAAGCAAATGAACAAGGTTTAACAATGTCGTTACTTACCTTGAATGCAATGTTAGCCTCCACAACCAACAATTTTAACTCTTTTCGATTGTTGGGAATTTATACCTTAGGGCGAATGGTTCGAAAAAGATGACGGAACCAAATTCAGATTTGGAGAAGGCGAACATCAAAGACGTTCGAAGAAGACAATGTTGACCCCAAGTTCggagttgaagaagatgacaaacACGATCTCTAGTGTTTAATAATTACTTTGAGACACAAGGTTAACGCTTTTCGAAAAGAGTTATTCGCACTCACACGAAGTTGCTATTGGATATCTGCCAAGTCTCTCCACGAGTACAACGAAGTCTAAATGTGTTATACGATTAGCAAACTCGTAAAATACTCTACTCTCACTCAATATTCCGAAATTGTGTCGAATTCATTAAATATGACTTTTGACACTAAAGCTTCTATTTATTTGTGTTCAATGAGCACTATCAGGGAAAAAAGACATGTCTCTTATACGTGTCCCATGAAGGAACTTtagtttaattatattattatgtttTGTTTCCTCTCAGTTATTGAAAGAATTTCATTTGCATGAAAAAGATACACAAATAACCGCTCCATTGCAATATGTCTCTTCGCTGCCAAAATAATATTCCTAATTTGTTTTGGCCATAGAACTGTTGAcctatatgtgatatatatatatatatatatatattaatccaAAATTTCAATCACGTACTAAGTACGAGAATTACACTAagtaatttattgaaaatataaacacattgaatttgcaatttaatttctcaataaaaaattcacTGATCAGAAATAGAATCTCTTGATTTCACCACGAAAACTAATTTTTCTTGTCATGgtttaaagggaaaaaaaaggcttTCAAATTAAATCCAAAGTTGAAAACTTAAGGAATTGTTCCCCCATGTAACTCTTTATTTTCGAGAGAAAACGCAATATCGAGAGGgagtaattaaaaaagaaacatgATACTTCAAGTCACACACAACTTttgcttttctctttttaattatgtaCATAGCACATCGTTGAACTATACAAATACGActttggaaaaagaaaagcactTTGCCAGAACATAAACATATGTGCAACTCTATCCACAAAATCATCAGGAAAAgtgagtatatatatacacctaCTGTCTCTAAAAGATTCCATCTTCCTTTTTTGCAACTCTTCAGatactttttctatttttttacgTGAACTTAAACGGTGCATTGATGTCTTGATGTTCCCAAACTGTGATGCATCTGTCATGCTTTCACCCTTTGCTCTTTTTCTCTGAAAATAAAGCGAATTAATTAAAGGAAAAGGCCGAATCCGGAAAGCAAAAGTGGAATCAAACCTAATTGTGTTGAGAAGTAATTCAAACATGATatattcatgaaaaaaaagtaaataaataaatccaaACCTGATATTGCTTTTGCTCCTGGCATTCCCACAGGCTTCAATTTTATTTCCCGCCTAAAACATTCAGAAGCAAGGAATAATGTAAGCATTATATTAGTCAGTTTACGTGATCCAatcttacatatatatgtgtttgtGTATGTGTCTGAAAATGGTGAATTCATCGTCATCTCCTGCTTAGTAACATCGGTATCCCATGGTTTAGAGTAGGGACTTACTATCCTTATGCTCCTAACATAAGTAAATACATTTATTGATAACTAGATATAGACCGGCACATAGTGTTTTTAAAGTGAGACCCAAGTAGCAAGTTTATGGGCAAGAAAGTTGAATTCTTTGGGAGACAAATGTCAAATTTTCGCTAGTCTTGTAAGTAGCTGGATTTATATCCAGCCAAAAGTTTAGTTATTAGGTAGTGAAATTCAACAATTTTAACTTACATCTTTTTAATCATTTGAAATTCTCAACGctcaataataaaattaatgtccaaGATAACATTCAAAACAATAATAGCTCCTGACGGGTGCACTAAGGTAGTTGAGAGGCTCGCGATGGCATTTCACATAGTTCAGAGGACGAAGGTGGCCGAGAAAAGAGACGAACATCTATTAAAGAACTAGAGAACGGAGAAAATATACCTTTCGCTTTTTGACACGTTAAGGCTTGGAATAGAGAAAGTAATACGGTGACCACCGCAGCCGCGACAATGAGCACTACTAGAATTATCACTGTCTTCTGAGTCTCTTCCTCCTTATCAGAACCTACattcgaaaaaaagaaaaagataaaacagTAGTTAGATAGAGCCATTTAATAACATGTCATGCTTTCTTAATTTGATGACATATTTGTAGATCGATCTCTGTGCTTCATGTGTTCaaaacattttcatttttatggaTAATGGGTTGGAGAGTTTCAAATATGATCTTCAAAATAagttctgatttttcttttgacacaaataaaattttctcatcgTTATTATTCGTTTTCTCTTTCGGTtctattgaggggtctagcTCTGGACTTAGCCCGACTTCATCCCCACTCCGGTAGCTGGAGCACTTAACAAATTTTATCATGTCAGTGAATGCAAGATGCTCACTTAGCTTTCTGGAATTGGATGATTACACAAATTTATTATACACCACGAGAGGTCTCAATAATTGTGTCATTTAATGCCAATCAGATTCCTCAAAAATGATGCTTTTATTCTAACAAGTGCATCCCATCTGGTCGAGAAACAATTTAAGATGCTAAAGCAAGAACTTTAAATTAAAGTGAATGCCATCTTTAATTCCTTTCTATACCTGTACCCTAGCTAGTAGCTTTTCTAGTGTTAGTGTGATTGAAATTTTGATCACATTTAGTTCGAATCTATACAGGTGACCTCGGCTTTTCAACTGAATTATGTATGATACAGAAAAAATTCGGCTATTTCGAACTAAACTTCTGCGGCTTAGTTCTTAGAGGTGCAGCTCTCAGAAACCCGAGAATAGGTAGGCTTTTGGTCGTCCCCTCTCTTTACCTCCTGAGAGCCTCCTCCTTTCTCCTTGGTAGAGCCCCGCAACGCAAACGGGTCCCGAGAGTGTGCCCTGGAATTACCTCTCCAATGCTTAAGTCAGTTCCTATCTCTTTTCTCCTCCCCAGCGCCCTCAGATATTCTTTTCCCTCTACAAACTCAGAGCTGACTTAAGCATCGGAAGGGTAATCTTGGAGCACACCCTCAGGACCCCGTTTGCCTTGCAGGGTTCTACCAAGGAGAAAGGAGGAGGCCCTCAGGAGATGAAGAGGGGGACAACCGTCTTCTCGGTTTTTATGAGGGGTTGTACCTTTGAGAGAACGCAGGCCCCAAAAGTTCAGTTTGAAATAGTTGGATTTTTTATGCCATCAATGAAGCTACTTCGACTTGGATGTACCTAATTAGCTTGGAAGCAGCTAATCAGACCATAAACACACACATATCAGAAATACCTTAACAATTCAACTTACACTCGATATATTCTGCACATATCTTAGAATCCATAGTCTCATGCTGGGGAGAACAAGCGATGGGAAAACTTAGGACTACCAAAGAAGATATCATAAATTCGGCCATACGTATCCGCATGTTGCCGAGATCACACAAAGCTCGAAGCACAATTGAAATATGGACTGCAGCGCGGAGTGCCGAAGCCGCTTACCATTTCTGCCTCCTGATGGATCGCCGCCATCCCAAAATCGAGCATAGCACTTGGCCAAGAACATGTTGCCCCACTTGGCGCCCCCGCACTCTGTTTTCAGCTGTCTGATTGCCTCTGTCATGCAGTCTTGGCACTCACCTTGATTGAGGTCTTGTACGCACTGTGCCTCTGCCTGGACACTCCCGGAGGCACTGAACCGATAAGGCTTGTAGGTGCCATCGTCGGTGCCTATGTAGCCCAACACTGCATCATGCCTCGTCATCAAATCCGTGGCATACCCGACCATTGGTCCACATCTCTTGAACAGCACAGACTTGTCCTCCACTCCTAAGAAGGTTGTGTTGTCATACTTCATGAGGCAACCTGTCCGATGAAGTTACGGATTAGATAACAGCCCAAAGTGCAGTACCGGATTATATAACCTGACGCCCGTTACCAGGAATTAGGAAGGGCAAACAGACCTTGAAGCTGCACAGCACCACCAGTTGACTTCACGCAGAAGGTACCGAGTTGGGAGACTGCTTTGGAGACACAGCTGAAGCAGGAGGAAGGGCTGAGGTCTCCCCGGCACTGGTAGAAGCCGGAGACTGTGTCTTCTGCTGTTGACCCTGTCATGGTGAAGTTGTTGTAGGGGGCAGAGTTTGCGGAGTTGACGAGAGAGGTGAGGAGGTTGTTGATGCTGCTCTCGTAGGATGACCCGAC from Punica granatum isolate Tunisia-2019 chromosome 3, ASM765513v2, whole genome shotgun sequence includes:
- the LOC116198796 gene encoding plasmodesmata-located protein 6-like, producing the protein MTLSVPSLSLLFPLITVLVCALLSPSTSDTNSLVYVGCSQFKYSVGSSYESSINNLLTSLVNSANSAPYNNFTMTGSTAEDTVSGFYQCRGDLSPSSCFSCVSKAVSQLGTFCVKSTGGAVQLQGCLMKYDNTTFLGVEDKSVLFKRCGPMVGYATDLMTRHDAVLGYIGTDDGTYKPYRFSASGSVQAEAQCVQDLNQGECQDCMTEAIRQLKTECGGAKWGNMFLAKCYARFWDGGDPSGGRNGSDKEEETQKTVIILVVLIVAAAVVTVLLSLFQALTCQKAKGGK